One genomic region from Pyrinomonadaceae bacterium encodes:
- the carB gene encoding carbamoyl-phosphate synthase large subunit produces MPKRTDIHKILIIGSGPIVIGQACEFDYSGTQACKALRQEGYQVVLVNSNPATIMTDPGMADSTYIEPLTVESVAAIIKKEKPDALLPTVGGQTALNLAIALDDAGVLDEFGVEMIGAKREAIKVAEDRLLFKGAMDEAGMLMARGGFAKTWTEAEAIVKITDYPAIIRPSFTMGGTGGGTAFNPEEYEEIVRAGLAASPIQEVLIEESILGWKEFELEVMRDLADNVVIICSIENFDPMGVHTGDSITVAPAQTLTDREYQTMRDMAIKIIRKVGVETGGSNIQFAVNPENGEIRVIEMNPRVSRSSALASKATGFPIAKIAAKLAVGYTLDEIPNDITKKTPASFEPTIDYVVTKIPKWNFEKFQEAEDVLGTQMKSVGEVMAIGRTFKESLFKGLRSLEAVKPLRLEDVPNDELQRKLARPNSQRFSYITYALEHDWSIDEIHRLSKIDPWFLDQLQQVMEIQREVEAVPGYAVVPTATDDQVSSRDESVPKLENIPIDLLRAFKEAALSDRRLAYLTQRSEDEVRAYRKSLGLIPVYKRVDTCGAEFESYTPYLYSTYEEEDESQPTDKPKIMILGSGPNRIGQGIEFDYCCVHASYALHEAGFETIMVNCNPETVSTDYDTSDRLYFEPLTFEDVMNIVDVEKPTGVIVQFGGQTPLNLAMRLHEAGVPIIGTSPDSIDLAEDRKRFGALLREGGIPQPENGTATSIEEAREIAGRIGYPVLVRPSYVLGGRAMAIVYDDEALERYMRTAVDFSHERPVLIDKFLEQAAEFDVDAVADETACVVAAIQEHIEEAGIHSGDSSCVLPPVRIAEEHLETMRHYTRRLATALSVKGLMNIQFAIKDDRVYVLEVNPRASRTVPFVSKATGVPLARIGALVMAGQKLKDFGLPNDLTVDRFYVKSPVFPFAKFPGVDPVLSPEMHSTGEVMGIGETFGEAYGKAMVAAGLKLPASGTAFISVNDNDKGQAVLLARRLVRLGFELIATRGTAERLREVGLKIENVFKVNEGRPNIVDQIKQNEVALIINTPLGRASHYDEQAIRRAALQYSVPCVTTMTGAQALVEALAASATPAEINVRALQELHAVTASAR; encoded by the coding sequence ATGCCCAAGCGCACTGACATTCACAAAATTCTGATCATTGGCTCAGGCCCAATCGTCATCGGGCAGGCGTGCGAATTCGACTATTCAGGTACGCAAGCATGCAAGGCCCTGCGGCAGGAGGGCTACCAGGTCGTGCTCGTCAATTCGAATCCCGCCACGATCATGACCGATCCGGGCATGGCCGACAGCACTTATATTGAGCCGCTCACCGTTGAATCAGTCGCTGCGATTATCAAGAAAGAAAAGCCGGACGCGTTGTTGCCGACCGTCGGTGGACAGACTGCTTTAAATCTGGCGATCGCTTTGGATGACGCGGGCGTGCTCGATGAATTTGGCGTCGAGATGATTGGCGCGAAGCGCGAAGCGATCAAAGTTGCCGAAGATCGCCTGCTATTCAAAGGAGCGATGGACGAAGCGGGCATGTTGATGGCGCGCGGTGGCTTTGCCAAGACATGGACCGAAGCCGAAGCCATCGTCAAGATCACTGATTATCCCGCCATCATCCGGCCATCGTTTACGATGGGCGGAACAGGCGGCGGCACCGCATTCAACCCTGAAGAATATGAAGAGATTGTCCGCGCCGGTCTCGCCGCTTCGCCGATCCAGGAAGTTTTGATCGAAGAATCTATCCTCGGCTGGAAAGAATTTGAGCTGGAAGTGATGCGCGACCTGGCTGATAACGTCGTCATCATTTGCTCGATCGAGAACTTTGATCCGATGGGCGTGCACACCGGCGATTCGATCACCGTCGCGCCGGCGCAGACGCTCACCGACCGCGAGTACCAGACGATGCGCGACATGGCAATCAAGATCATTCGCAAGGTCGGCGTCGAAACCGGCGGCTCGAATATTCAATTCGCCGTCAACCCGGAGAACGGCGAGATTCGCGTGATCGAAATGAATCCGCGCGTGTCGCGTTCTTCGGCCCTCGCTTCGAAAGCGACTGGCTTTCCGATCGCCAAAATTGCGGCGAAGCTGGCGGTCGGTTACACGCTCGACGAGATTCCGAACGACATCACAAAGAAAACGCCGGCGTCGTTCGAACCGACGATTGATTACGTGGTGACGAAGATTCCGAAATGGAATTTCGAAAAGTTTCAGGAAGCGGAAGACGTGCTCGGCACACAGATGAAGTCAGTCGGCGAAGTCATGGCCATCGGCCGCACTTTCAAGGAATCACTCTTTAAAGGCCTGCGCTCACTGGAAGCCGTGAAGCCTTTGCGCCTCGAAGACGTGCCGAATGATGAGCTGCAACGGAAACTGGCGCGTCCGAATTCACAGCGCTTCTCGTACATCACGTACGCGCTTGAGCATGACTGGTCGATCGATGAGATTCATCGTCTGTCGAAGATCGATCCGTGGTTCTTGGATCAGCTTCAACAGGTGATGGAAATTCAGCGTGAGGTTGAAGCGGTGCCTGGGTACGCTGTCGTCCCGACAGCAACCGATGATCAGGTCAGCTCTCGGGACGAGAGCGTACCAAAGCTCGAAAACATCCCCATCGATCTCCTCCGCGCCTTTAAAGAAGCCGCCCTTTCCGATCGCCGGCTCGCTTATCTAACTCAACGGAGTGAAGACGAGGTGCGCGCCTATCGCAAATCACTCGGCCTGATTCCGGTTTACAAACGTGTAGATACCTGCGGCGCTGAGTTCGAATCCTACACGCCTTATCTTTACTCGACGTATGAAGAGGAAGACGAATCTCAACCGACCGACAAACCGAAGATCATGATTCTCGGCTCGGGGCCGAACCGCATCGGTCAGGGCATCGAATTCGATTACTGCTGCGTGCACGCCTCGTACGCGCTGCACGAAGCCGGTTTCGAAACGATCATGGTCAACTGCAATCCGGAGACGGTTTCGACTGACTATGACACTTCGGATCGTTTGTATTTCGAACCGCTCACCTTCGAAGACGTCATGAACATCGTCGATGTCGAGAAGCCGACCGGTGTGATCGTGCAGTTTGGAGGTCAGACACCTTTGAACCTCGCGATGCGTCTGCATGAAGCCGGCGTCCCCATCATCGGCACGTCGCCGGATTCGATCGACCTCGCCGAGGATCGCAAACGTTTCGGCGCGCTGCTGCGTGAAGGCGGAATTCCGCAACCGGAAAACGGTACGGCAACTTCAATCGAAGAAGCGCGCGAAATTGCCGGGCGCATCGGCTACCCGGTGCTGGTGCGCCCCAGCTATGTCCTTGGCGGCCGCGCGATGGCGATTGTTTACGACGACGAAGCGCTCGAGCGTTACATGCGCACGGCCGTTGATTTCTCGCACGAGCGGCCGGTGCTGATCGATAAGTTTCTCGAGCAGGCCGCGGAGTTCGACGTTGATGCCGTCGCTGATGAAACGGCGTGTGTGGTCGCGGCTATTCAGGAGCACATCGAGGAGGCCGGCATCCATTCGGGCGATTCATCGTGCGTGCTCCCGCCGGTGCGCATCGCCGAAGAGCATCTCGAGACGATGCGGCACTACACGCGCCGGCTGGCGACTGCTTTGTCGGTTAAGGGGCTGATGAATATTCAGTTCGCGATCAAGGACGACCGCGTTTACGTGCTCGAGGTGAATCCACGCGCATCGCGCACCGTGCCATTTGTTTCGAAAGCGACGGGTGTTCCCCTCGCGCGCATCGGCGCGCTCGTGATGGCCGGCCAAAAGTTGAAAGACTTTGGTTTACCAAATGATCTGACGGTCGATCGCTTCTATGTGAAGTCGCCGGTGTTTCCCTTTGCGAAGTTTCCCGGCGTCGATCCGGTGCTGAGTCCCGAGATGCATTCGACCGGCGAAGTAATGGGCATTGGCGAGACGTTCGGCGAAGCGTACGGCAAGGCGATGGTCGCCGCCGGCTTGAAACTACCGGCGAGTGGAACGGCGTTCATTAGCGTGAACGACAACGACAAGGGTCAGGCCGTTTTGCTGGCGCGCCGTCTTGTGCGTCTGGGTTTCGAGCTGATCGCGACGCGCGGAACCGCGGAACGCCTGCGGGAGGTCGGTCTGAAGATTGAGAATGTCTTCAAAGTAAATGAAGGCCGGCCGAACATCGTCGATCAGATTAAGCAGAACGAGGTTGCCCTAATCATCAACACGCCGCTGGGACGCGCTTCGCACTACGACGAACAGGCGATCCGCCGCGCGGCCCTGCAATACAGCGTGCCGTGCGTCACGACCATGACCGGCGCACAGGCGTTGGTGGAAGCACTCGCAGCGAGCGCGACACCCGCAGAAATCAATGTGCGCGCGTTGCAAGAGCTGCACGCGGTCACGGCGTCTGCGCGGTGA
- a CDS encoding GNAT family N-acetyltransferase yields the protein MDKRVDIRQVNTIEEYDACVYLQRAVFGLPDLEISPRRHLIVSEQAGGWTLGAFMEGKLVGFVHHLAAVRGKDVFGYSHMMAVAAEYQNFGIGAKLKWAQRARALAEGNSFIKWTFEPVRARNAHFNLNRLGVVVRSYAVNFYGTDYATNATERSAGPLGMDSDRLFASWELKSPRVEALAEGRDVSVGAPDEFIEIPNDYGALLKSDPAAAKTEALRIREEFLRAFSAGLVCRAFERDDKRPKYLLYKER from the coding sequence GTGGACAAGCGCGTCGACATCCGCCAGGTAAATACCATCGAAGAGTACGACGCGTGTGTGTACCTGCAGCGCGCAGTGTTCGGACTGCCTGACCTGGAAATCTCGCCGCGGCGGCATCTAATTGTTTCAGAGCAGGCCGGCGGGTGGACGCTCGGCGCTTTCATGGAAGGGAAGCTCGTCGGTTTCGTTCATCACCTCGCGGCGGTGCGCGGGAAAGATGTCTTCGGCTACTCGCACATGATGGCGGTGGCGGCGGAATATCAGAATTTTGGCATCGGGGCGAAGCTGAAATGGGCGCAACGCGCGCGCGCTTTGGCTGAGGGCAATTCATTCATCAAGTGGACGTTCGAACCGGTCCGCGCGCGCAACGCGCATTTCAATCTGAATCGGCTTGGAGTGGTCGTGCGATCATACGCGGTGAATTTTTATGGGACGGATTACGCTACGAACGCGACGGAGCGTTCGGCAGGGCCGCTCGGTATGGACAGCGATCGTTTATTTGCGTCGTGGGAATTGAAATCACCCCGCGTCGAAGCGTTGGCCGAAGGTCGCGACGTTTCGGTGGGAGCTCCGGATGAATTCATCGAGATTCCGAACGATTATGGCGCGCTCCTGAAATCCGATCCGGCTGCGGCTAAGACTGAAGCGCTGCGCATTCGTGAAGAGTTTCTCCGCGCTTTCAGCGCCGGCCTGGTGTGTCGCGCTTTCGAACGTGACGACAAGCGGCCAAAGTATCTGCTTTATAAAGAGAGGTAG
- a CDS encoding helix-turn-helix domain-containing protein, whose translation MSTAKAALVESINKRHLRGLPSRTKTGQTNGRLKKMRDLASELLEESEALEHEGELAETSAKIATLSTNAAINFFEEVRQFEVKLINRALELAGGNQARAAQLLGLGTTTLNYKVKTYGLL comes from the coding sequence ATGAGCACAGCTAAAGCCGCATTAGTAGAATCAATTAACAAACGCCATCTGCGCGGACTACCGTCGCGAACTAAAACAGGTCAGACTAACGGCCGCCTCAAGAAAATGCGCGATTTAGCGTCAGAGCTGCTGGAAGAGAGCGAGGCGCTCGAGCATGAAGGTGAGCTGGCTGAAACATCGGCAAAGATCGCAACGCTCAGCACCAACGCCGCGATTAACTTCTTCGAGGAAGTCCGTCAATTCGAGGTTAAATTGATTAACCGCGCGCTGGAACTAGCGGGCGGCAACCAGGCACGCGCGGCGCAGCTGCTGGGCCTGGGCACGACCACCCTCAACTATAAGGTCAAGACGTACGGTTTGCTTTAG
- a CDS encoding HAMP domain-containing sensor histidine kinase encodes MAQTRPDAEGGSAAKATEASPRSDRGATKNADIQTLQTQIRELQQATKYRSLFLARLAHELRTPLTSIMGFSEILLSQEKITDAQRGFCERIQSSAQQLQSSLNQLSDLARLEAGETKLAQEEIAPGETLRDVLPALARSADKRRVRLRSSAADDLPIVITDRARVRLVIYNLLAHAISRSPEGAIVTAEAKSVPDGVAISITDVGDPIAEPARIGILAPDDNSSTGELGLSIARQNVEILGGSITASNGDGEVQLTFVLPLRLAT; translated from the coding sequence ATGGCTCAAACTCGTCCAGACGCGGAAGGCGGTTCAGCAGCTAAAGCTACTGAAGCGTCTCCGCGTTCGGACAGAGGCGCGACGAAAAACGCGGACATTCAGACTCTCCAGACCCAAATTAGGGAATTACAGCAGGCCACGAAATACCGCTCGCTCTTTTTGGCGCGGCTGGCGCATGAGCTGCGTACGCCGCTGACTTCGATCATGGGCTTCTCAGAAATTCTGCTGAGTCAGGAAAAAATTACTGACGCGCAGCGCGGCTTCTGTGAACGAATTCAAAGCTCAGCCCAACAACTGCAAAGCAGCCTCAATCAATTGTCGGATTTAGCGCGGCTGGAAGCAGGAGAGACAAAGTTAGCCCAGGAAGAGATAGCCCCTGGAGAAACGTTACGCGACGTTTTGCCGGCGCTGGCACGCAGCGCTGACAAGAGGCGCGTCCGGCTCAGATCCTCAGCGGCCGACGACCTGCCAATTGTGATTACGGATCGCGCGCGCGTGCGATTGGTCATCTACAATTTGCTGGCGCATGCCATTTCCAGAAGTCCTGAAGGCGCCATCGTTACAGCAGAAGCGAAGTCCGTACCGGATGGCGTCGCGATTTCCATCACAGATGTGGGCGATCCAATTGCCGAGCCGGCACGGATCGGAATTCTGGCCCCGGACGACAACTCCAGCACCGGTGAGCTCGGGCTTTCAATCGCGCGCCAGAATGTAGAAATTCTTGGCGGCTCGATTACGGCCAGCAACGGGGATGGCGAAGTCCAACTGACTTTTGTTTTGCCACTTCGTCTCGCCACATGA
- the ligA gene encoding NAD-dependent DNA ligase LigA — translation MPKRPSSEKQINSLRDEIRRHEDLYYLEENPEISDQEYDELLEKLRKLEAQHPELITPDSPTQRVGGRPAAGWPEFVHRRPMLSLDNSYNIDELRAFDARCRKLADGQSLEYVAELKIDGLSLAVHYENGAFVRGVTRGDGSRGEDVTSNVRTIRSIPLKLNDRANKVASEIEVRGEAYLSRKVFEKINREREEAGEPRFANPRNAAAGTLRQLDPSITSRRRLGMFAYDVFAGERKAFATHWEALNWLEKAGLRVNPHRALCKSIDEVVDFCGRMEAKREELDYEIDGLVVKVNSTAMQEEFGATGKAPRWAVAYKYAARQATTRVNDILVSVGRTGALTPVAMLEPVPLGGVTVSRSTLHNEDEIGRLGLKIGDWVLIERGGDVIPKVLKVIESKRTGKEKSFKMPTKCPVCDGLVSRPEGEAVSRCIAADCAAQLIGRLLHFVSRRAMRIEGLGGVLAEQLIEKKLVKDVADLYSLTLDDLVSLERMAKKSATNVLNEIEASKSRDLSSLIYGLGVRHVGERTAGILAREFGSLEKLAQATVEELDEVHEIGLTMAESIHDWFADPGNARLCGRLRAAGVRTEIEKASGPEEPQTLAGKVFVLTGTLPNLSRDEATAEIEARGGRVTSSVSKKTDFVLAGADPGSKLDKANQLGVKVIDETEFRKLLK, via the coding sequence TTGCCCAAACGACCATCAAGCGAAAAACAGATCAACTCTCTGCGCGACGAGATCCGGCGCCACGAAGACCTCTACTACCTCGAAGAGAATCCCGAGATTTCTGATCAGGAATACGACGAGCTGCTCGAGAAGCTTCGCAAACTCGAAGCGCAACATCCTGAACTAATCACGCCTGATAGTCCGACCCAACGGGTCGGTGGCCGGCCCGCGGCAGGCTGGCCTGAATTTGTGCATCGGCGGCCGATGCTTTCGCTCGACAACAGCTACAACATTGACGAGTTGCGCGCGTTCGATGCCCGCTGCCGGAAACTGGCTGACGGCCAGTCGTTGGAATACGTCGCTGAATTGAAGATTGATGGACTTTCGCTGGCGGTGCATTACGAAAACGGCGCGTTTGTCCGCGGCGTGACGCGCGGCGACGGGTCGCGGGGTGAAGACGTGACTTCGAACGTGCGCACGATTCGCAGCATTCCGCTGAAGCTGAACGATCGTGCAAACAAAGTCGCGAGCGAAATCGAAGTGCGCGGCGAGGCCTACCTGTCGCGCAAAGTGTTCGAGAAGATCAATCGCGAGCGAGAGGAAGCCGGCGAGCCGCGCTTTGCGAATCCGCGGAACGCAGCGGCGGGAACTTTGCGACAGCTCGATCCGTCGATTACTTCGCGCCGGCGTCTGGGAATGTTCGCCTACGACGTGTTCGCGGGCGAGCGCAAGGCATTTGCGACGCATTGGGAGGCGCTCAATTGGTTGGAAAAGGCCGGGCTGCGCGTTAATCCGCACCGAGCGTTGTGCAAATCGATCGACGAGGTTGTCGATTTCTGCGGTCGGATGGAGGCCAAGCGCGAAGAACTAGACTACGAGATCGATGGCCTCGTCGTGAAGGTGAATTCAACGGCGATGCAGGAAGAGTTCGGCGCCACCGGCAAGGCGCCCCGATGGGCAGTTGCTTACAAGTACGCGGCGCGACAAGCGACGACACGCGTTAATGACATTCTGGTTTCGGTCGGCCGGACCGGCGCGCTGACTCCCGTGGCGATGCTTGAGCCCGTGCCGCTCGGAGGCGTCACGGTTTCGCGCTCCACGCTGCACAACGAAGATGAAATCGGGCGGCTCGGTTTGAAGATCGGTGACTGGGTTCTGATCGAGCGCGGTGGCGACGTCATCCCCAAAGTTCTGAAAGTCATCGAGTCCAAACGCACCGGTAAAGAAAAGTCTTTCAAGATGCCGACGAAGTGCCCGGTGTGTGATGGTCTTGTCTCGCGGCCGGAAGGCGAAGCCGTCTCGCGTTGCATCGCGGCCGACTGCGCGGCGCAGTTGATCGGCCGGTTGCTTCACTTCGTTTCACGGCGAGCGATGCGCATTGAAGGTTTGGGCGGAGTGCTGGCGGAACAACTGATCGAAAAGAAGCTGGTTAAGGACGTTGCCGATCTTTACAGCCTGACATTGGACGATCTTGTATCGCTGGAACGAATGGCGAAGAAGTCAGCGACCAATGTCCTTAATGAAATCGAGGCAAGTAAGTCGCGCGACTTGTCGAGTCTGATTTACGGACTTGGCGTTCGGCATGTCGGTGAACGCACCGCGGGAATTTTGGCGCGCGAGTTCGGGTCGCTCGAGAAACTGGCGCAGGCGACGGTGGAAGAACTGGATGAGGTCCACGAAATCGGCTTGACGATGGCTGAGAGTATTCACGATTGGTTTGCCGATCCCGGCAACGCGCGTCTGTGCGGGCGTTTGCGTGCCGCCGGCGTGCGAACTGAAATCGAAAAAGCATCGGGGCCTGAAGAGCCGCAGACTCTAGCCGGCAAAGTTTTCGTGCTAACCGGGACGTTGCCTAACCTCTCACGCGACGAAGCCACCGCAGAGATCGAAGCACGGGGCGGACGCGTCACATCTTCTGTCAGTAAGAAAACTGATTTCGTGCTGGCCGGCGCCGACCCCGGATCGAAGTTGGATAAAGCGAATCAGCTCGGAGTGAAAGTTATTGATGAGACCGAATTTAGAAAGCTGCTGAAGTGA
- a CDS encoding Rossmann-like and DUF2520 domain-containing protein: MPPARKRPQPKSKTSHSFTSRSKAQRLRISIVGAGRMGTALGVALRRAAHHIEVVVNRTTPSARRAAKLIGGGAAILAESQPHNARAKTVSRLVESDLLLISTPDDALEAVSQRLAAIIRRSGGDRSKAPSFALHTSGALSSEVLAPLRALGISVGSLHPLVSISDAAPDQDAFRAVHFCVEGDRAAVRVARSLVKELNGKPFTISSEAKPLYHAAATVSSGHVTALFDLATEMLQECGLSKHRARQILAPLLKSTAANLGTQSPAEALTGPFARGDFATVQKHLAAMKAKKMSEAADLYAALGLRAVKLAESTKSNRSSAKDIKKLLSR; encoded by the coding sequence ATGCCGCCAGCCAGGAAGCGACCGCAACCAAAGTCAAAAACCTCGCATTCGTTCACGTCAAGATCGAAAGCGCAGCGGCTCAGGATTTCAATTGTCGGCGCCGGTCGCATGGGAACTGCGCTCGGTGTAGCCCTGCGCCGAGCCGCGCATCACATTGAGGTTGTCGTAAACAGGACCACCCCGAGCGCGCGCCGGGCGGCAAAGTTGATTGGCGGCGGCGCGGCAATCTTGGCGGAAAGCCAACCCCATAACGCACGAGCAAAGACGGTGAGCCGGCTCGTGGAAAGTGATCTGCTGCTGATTTCGACGCCGGACGATGCCCTTGAAGCAGTCTCCCAACGACTCGCGGCCATAATTCGCCGGTCGGGAGGAGATCGAAGCAAAGCTCCAAGTTTCGCACTTCACACCAGCGGAGCCCTTTCGTCGGAGGTCCTTGCTCCGCTGCGGGCGCTCGGGATTTCGGTCGGCTCGTTACACCCCCTGGTCTCAATTTCGGATGCCGCCCCGGATCAGGATGCCTTTCGCGCTGTTCACTTTTGCGTAGAGGGCGATCGCGCGGCCGTGCGGGTAGCAAGGTCACTGGTCAAAGAGCTGAACGGCAAACCATTTACCATCTCGTCTGAAGCGAAACCCCTCTACCACGCCGCCGCTACGGTTTCATCAGGGCACGTTACCGCGCTATTCGACCTCGCCACTGAAATGTTGCAGGAGTGTGGCCTCTCAAAGCATCGGGCGCGACAGATTCTCGCCCCCCTTCTCAAAAGCACCGCCGCCAACCTTGGCACACAAAGTCCTGCGGAAGCGCTGACGGGTCCATTCGCTCGGGGTGACTTCGCCACGGTGCAAAAACATTTGGCAGCAATGAAGGCAAAGAAAATGTCAGAGGCCGCAGATTTGTACGCGGCGCTCGGTCTCCGGGCCGTGAAGCTGGCTGAATCTACGAAGTCCAATCGGAGTTCCGCGAAAGACATCAAAAAACTACTCTCACGCTAG
- a CDS encoding M28 family metallopeptidase: MIKRFALFAGLLSTVLLLAFACTPAPTETRPADTAGTWTMPADLKPGLDTITTADLMQHTKALSADEYEGRGPGTKGEELTVKYLTDQFQRIGLKPGNPDGTYIQKVPLAGFTAQPTASFTAGDKKIDLKFPEDYVAVSRRFVPQSKVENSDMVFVGYGVVAPEYGWDDYKGLDVRGKTIVMLINDPAVPDANDSSKLDDKIFKGKAMTYYGRWTYKYEIATEKGAAAAIIIHETGPAGYPYEVVSGSWSRENFDIVKPNKNIGRVAVESWITGDRAKELFTAAGQDLDALKKAAVSKDFKPVELKAKANFTVQNTLREIQSNNVIGKIEGSEKKDEYVVYSAHWDHLGRDPKLQGDQIFNGALDNASGIASMLEIAEGFTKLGTPPTRSILFLAVTAEEKGLLGAKYYGENPLYPLNKTVANINMDGVNQWGRTKDITMVGDDNSTLIDLLREVSKLQNRVVNPDPEPEKGFYYRSDHFEFAKQGVPALYTDSGIDYSGKDVAFSKQKRDEYTAKDYHKVSDEIKPDWDLAGAVDDAQLLMIIGHRISQTDTFPTWKSGSEFKAKRDATMGGS; this comes from the coding sequence ATGATCAAGAGATTTGCTCTGTTTGCTGGTTTGCTCTCCACAGTTTTGTTGCTCGCGTTTGCCTGTACGCCGGCGCCGACGGAAACTCGCCCGGCCGATACCGCCGGAACGTGGACGATGCCCGCCGATCTAAAACCGGGGCTCGACACGATAACAACGGCTGACCTGATGCAGCACACGAAGGCCCTTTCGGCTGATGAATACGAAGGGCGCGGGCCCGGCACGAAAGGCGAAGAGCTCACTGTCAAATATCTCACCGATCAGTTTCAGCGGATTGGACTAAAGCCCGGCAATCCCGATGGCACTTACATACAAAAGGTCCCGCTTGCAGGTTTCACCGCGCAACCAACTGCCTCGTTTACTGCCGGCGACAAGAAGATCGATCTGAAGTTTCCTGAAGATTACGTAGCTGTCTCGCGCCGTTTTGTGCCGCAGTCGAAAGTTGAAAACTCAGACATGGTGTTTGTGGGCTATGGCGTCGTCGCGCCCGAATACGGTTGGGATGATTACAAAGGTCTGGACGTGCGGGGGAAGACCATCGTCATGCTTATCAACGATCCGGCCGTCCCGGACGCGAATGACTCTTCGAAGCTCGACGACAAGATCTTCAAAGGCAAGGCGATGACCTACTACGGCCGCTGGACCTACAAATACGAAATTGCGACTGAGAAAGGCGCTGCCGCCGCGATCATCATTCACGAGACCGGCCCGGCCGGTTACCCGTACGAAGTGGTTTCCGGAAGTTGGTCGCGGGAAAACTTCGACATTGTGAAGCCTAATAAGAACATCGGCCGCGTCGCCGTTGAGTCGTGGATCACAGGCGATCGCGCGAAAGAACTGTTCACGGCCGCGGGTCAGGATCTCGATGCTTTGAAAAAAGCCGCGGTCAGCAAAGACTTCAAGCCCGTCGAATTGAAAGCGAAGGCGAACTTCACAGTTCAAAATACTTTGCGCGAGATTCAGTCAAACAACGTGATTGGCAAGATCGAGGGCTCAGAGAAGAAAGACGAGTACGTGGTTTATTCGGCGCACTGGGATCATCTCGGCCGCGACCCGAAACTTCAAGGCGATCAGATTTTCAACGGCGCGCTCGACAATGCTTCAGGCATCGCCTCGATGCTGGAAATCGCGGAAGGCTTCACCAAGCTCGGCACGCCACCAACGCGTTCGATACTCTTCCTGGCCGTGACTGCGGAAGAGAAGGGCTTGCTCGGCGCGAAATACTATGGCGAGAACCCGCTCTATCCGCTTAACAAGACGGTCGCGAACATTAACATGGACGGCGTAAATCAATGGGGCCGCACCAAGGACATCACGATGGTCGGCGACGACAACAGCACTCTGATCGATCTGTTGCGCGAGGTCTCGAAGCTGCAAAACCGCGTGGTCAATCCCGATCCGGAACCCGAAAAGGGTTTCTACTATCGTTCAGATCATTTTGAGTTCGCGAAGCAGGGCGTGCCCGCTCTTTACACCGATTCAGGTATTGACTACAGCGGCAAGGACGTCGCGTTCAGCAAGCAGAAGCGCGACGAGTACACGGCGAAGGACTATCACAAAGTGTCCGACGAAATTAAACCAGACTGGGATTTAGCTGGAGCCGTCGATGACGCACAGTTGCTGATGATCATCGGCCATCGCATCTCGCAGACCGACACGTTTCCCACGTGGAAGTCCGGTAGCGAATTCAAAGCGAAGCGTGATGCGACGATGGGTGGTAGCTGA
- a CDS encoding thioredoxin family protein, with the protein MSRLSLSLIVLVVCLAGSAGAQPPALIADEPLKAVTAKTDLYPANADAKKDIEAALKTAHAENKRVMLIFGGNWCYDCHVLDQALHEGEANKIVKESFLLVHVDIGEGDKNLDLIKKYETTLGSGVPTVVIIDDEGCVVYSSTKGEFEAARRMMRKDLVAFLNQWKPTNSQRPRS; encoded by the coding sequence ATGAGCAGGCTCTCACTTTCGTTAATCGTTCTCGTCGTGTGCCTCGCGGGTTCCGCTGGGGCGCAGCCGCCGGCACTGATCGCGGATGAACCGCTGAAAGCAGTCACAGCTAAGACCGATCTTTATCCTGCGAATGCTGATGCGAAGAAAGATATCGAAGCGGCTCTAAAAACAGCCCACGCGGAAAACAAGCGCGTGATGCTGATTTTTGGCGGCAACTGGTGTTATGACTGCCACGTGCTGGATCAAGCGCTGCACGAAGGCGAAGCTAACAAGATCGTCAAAGAGAGTTTCCTGCTCGTGCACGTGGACATCGGCGAAGGTGACAAAAACCTCGATCTGATCAAGAAATACGAGACGACGCTGGGTTCTGGCGTGCCGACTGTGGTGATAATTGACGATGAGGGTTGCGTCGTCTACAGCAGCACCAAGGGCGAGTTTGAGGCGGCGCGAAGGATGATGAGGAAGGACCTCGTGGCGTTTCTGAATCAGTGGAAGCCGACCAATTCTCAGCGCCCGCGTTCTTGA